A portion of the Ascochyta rabiei chromosome 13, complete sequence genome contains these proteins:
- a CDS encoding Nucleolar protein 16, translating into MGRELQKKKNKSSLPKKRQNGPSKKKVLSNPIIAKHWNQKETLSQNYRRLGLTSRLNHATGGTEKTIALLGLNDPKSSRADTAADSTANRLNIVSKQPTQAVEIEEIEVERDPETGAILRVTGQKEQKFNPLNDPLNELEDSEGEAEEWSGFAMVPERRENEAQNPVISELEEAARNGVRKAPRKQSEREGEWLERLVNKYGEDYGRMARDRKLNPMQQTESDIKKRVKKWKAAQSA; encoded by the exons ATGGGTCGCGAACTccaaaagaagaagaacaagtCGTCGCTCCCCAAGAAGCGTCAGAACGGCCCCTCCAAAAAGAAGGTTCTGAGCAACCCCATCATCGCGAAGCACTG GAACCAGAAGGAAACACTATCCCAGAACTACCGTCGTCTTGGTCTGACATCGCGCCTCAATCATGCAACGGGTGGCACAGAAAAGACAATTGCTCTTCTCGGTCTCAACGATCCCAAGTCCTCGCGCGCCGACACTGCCGCCGACAGCACTGCAAACCGCCTGAACATCGTCTCGAAGCAGCCTACCCAAGCCGTTGAGATTGAAGAGATCGAAGTCGAGCGTGACCCAGAGACCGGCGCTATCCTGCGCGTAACAGGACAGAAGGAGCAGAAGTTCAACCCGCTTAATGATCCATTAAACGAGCTGGAAGACAGCGAAGGTGAGGCGGAGGAGTGGAGCGGTTTTGCAATGGTACCCGAGCGCAGAGAAAACGAGGCTCAGAACCCCGTGATCAGTGAGTTGGAAGAGGCGGCAAGGAATGGTGTCAGGAAGGCGCCCAGGAAACAGAGTGAGAGGGAGGGAGAGTGGTTAGAGAGGCTGGTGAACAAGTACGGCGAAGACTATGGGAGGATGGCAAGGGACAGGAAGTTGAACCCCATGCAGCAGACGGAGTCTGACATCAAGAAGAGGGTGAAGAAGTGGAAGGCGGCACAGAGCGCTTGA